TTTGTGTCATTCTCGCATGTAAAGTAAAATTGGTTGCCATTACCCCGAGAGTTTCAGCATTTCGCCTTAACAAAACCCTGGAAACAAATGCAACAAACCTTGTTCACAAGTGGCAATTTGTTGCCCCAAAGTTGCCCAGGGACCTACTTCTTTCACTCCAAATAACTAGTATCAATTCAGCTCAAACTGGCAGAAAAACgatacaagcttcatttgttgctGTTTTCCAGGGAGGAGTTGATCAACTACTCTCGATAATGCAAAATCAATTTCCAGAATTGGGATTGACTAGGCGAGATTGCATTCGACTGAATTGGCTCGATAATTATCCCTTCCATCTGAACATCCCAACAAACTCAACGGCCACTTTTTTGACAAGTAGATTTCCTCCAGTTCCTAAAATTTATTTGAAAGGAAAGTCAAATTTTGCCCAGGTGCCTATTCCAGTTGAGGGGTTAAAGAAGATATGGGGACAACTTTTGAAGATAGATAATCCACCTGGGAAATTCGAATGGACCCCTTTTGGGGGAATTATGGATGAGTTTCCTTCCACAGCAATTCCGTTTCCATATAGGGCTGGAAATATATTCATTTTGTTTGAAGCTATTGAATGGAATGGATCAGAACCAAATCTACAAAGACAGCGTATAGCTTGGATTCGACAAAGGCAGAGGATTATTGGTCAATATGTAGCCAAAAATCCAAGAAGGGCATATGTCGATTACAGGGATCTTGATTTGGGTATAAACAACTCAAATTTCACCAGCGTTGAAGTATCAAGAAGCTGGGCTGTTCCATATTTCAATCAAAACTATGAGCGATTGGTCAGAGCCAAGACGCACGTTGATCCTTTCAATTACTTCAATATTGAACAAACTATTCCACCTTATAGTCCATGTAAGTGATCATGCAAGATATACTGAGGGAAATATACAATAATGAAGATATACTGAGGGAAAAAATGCATAGCTATTTGTATCGTGTTCACTTGTATTTTGTTCTCCTGTATACAAGGCATATCGTTGTGGCTGTAGACCAGGTCAACACAAATTTTTGCTCTCTTTCACAAGATAATAAAACTATAAGGATatcatataattataatttagtgttgttcttttcttttttttttaatttttttgcacCAATGAAATTCAAGCCCTTACATTTTTTTGAGGGGTGAAATGTTAATGTAATGCAACTGTGGGATCATACTTCTAACAGCCAAATGTAAAAAGATCTAATACAAGAACATACTAGAgtgtagaattttttttctctttctctttctttttccttttttagttaTCATCTTTGGCTTTTTGTTTTTGGGCCTTGGATTTTGTCTTCTGCTCTTGAAGAGGAAAGAGATGTCAGCTCAATGGTGTACTGCATATGCAATTATGCATAGGTCTAAGTTTTTAATCAAGAATAGAAATGGTGGAAGTCTATGCATTTTCATAGTCTAGTAATAGGCTGGTACTAACTCATTGGGAAAAATCCACTTTTCGTCtttaaattttgagtta
The DNA window shown above is from Coffea arabica cultivar ET-39 chromosome 5e, Coffea Arabica ET-39 HiFi, whole genome shotgun sequence and carries:
- the LOC113687549 gene encoding berberine bridge enzyme-like 8, which codes for MRIRSGGHDFEGSSYVSNATFFVMDMFNYRYVKVNNQERTAWVGAGATIGETYYAINKTNSSLAFAAGYWPNIGVGGHVSGGGYGPLIRKHGLAADNVIDARIVDAKGRVLTRASMGEDVFWAIRGGTGASFCVILACKVKLVAITPRVSAFRLNKTLETNATNLVHKWQFVAPKLPRDLLLSLQITSINSAQTGRKTIQASFVAVFQGGVDQLLSIMQNQFPELGLTRRDCIRLNWLDNYPFHLNIPTNSTATFLTSRFPPVPKIYLKGKSNFAQVPIPVEGLKKIWGQLLKIDNPPGKFEWTPFGGIMDEFPSTAIPFPYRAGNIFILFEAIEWNGSEPNLQRQRIAWIRQRQRIIGQYVAKNPRRAYVDYRDLDLGINNSNFTSVEVSRSWAVPYFNQNYERLVRAKTHVDPFNYFNIEQTIPPYSPCK